A single genomic interval of Halalkalibaculum roseum harbors:
- a CDS encoding efflux RND transporter permease subunit: MNFTELSLKRPVTSIMIFISFVVIGIISSRMVPLEYFPDISFPGAYISIPYPNSTPEEVERNITRPVEEAISTISGLEEISSTSSEDQAGIFVRFKMGSDIGLKAMEVKEKIDGVRNQLPDDMERVFINKFSAQDNPMMNLRISSERDLSNAYDLLDRNLKQRIERINGVAKVDLYGVEKKQIRIELIPERIEAHNVNLNELAGKLQQSNFSMTAGKVDESGKRYLVRPIGEITTVEGFENLVIGPNNLRVHDIATVNYETPEVNYGRHLDRKYAIGLDVFKESGANTVAVGDRVMEEIAVINRLPEMRGINIYEMHNQATGIISSLTELLNAGLLGGLFSIMILFFFLRQISTTLIVALAVPFSLIVTLGFLYFLDLSLNILSMMGLMLAIGMLVDNAVVVTESIHRTQLDNKDPKDATIKGVKKVAMAVTAGTLTTIIVFLPNIISELSMIAVQLYHVAISIIIALVASLFISLTVIPMLTSKIKPPKKKEKKYFVDKLEVKYEKMLGWLMKHRYSSSALIMLTIFSAAIPLGMVNVDMFPRESSRELYLHYNLNDTYTLDTVEESVFVIEDYLYENKENFEIESVYTYYQGEYAQSTILLTEEDDAKKDVTLIKEEIEEGLPPISIGAPSFEYASRNNSEQVQVYLIGESSEELIALSEEVIRRLESNPGFADVRSEAEAGTEEVQLVVDRQRAQNFGLNSQQIAGMVSNSMRGMNLRRVRGNSGEIDVVLAMQDSDRQTITDLKNLPINISEDQTVKLASLADFQISSGPRSIQRQDRQTSLGININLDDINMDEARQEIARVMDQINYPAGYGWSYGRSFNNDQEAMDEMIINMLLAMFLIYLVMASLFESILFPSSIISSIFFAIIGVFWFFFITGTTFSFMAMIGILILMGIVVNNGIVLIDHITQLRNEGYSRFDAVTKGGRDRMRPILMTAGTTVLGLIPLCIGTTQIGGDGPPYFPMARAIVGGLTFSTVITLVILPSIYIILDDIKLWAGRVWQKADA; encoded by the coding sequence TCCCGGATATCTCCTTCCCCGGTGCCTACATATCCATACCATACCCGAACTCCACCCCGGAAGAGGTAGAACGAAACATCACCCGTCCGGTCGAAGAGGCCATATCGACGATCAGCGGACTAGAAGAGATCAGTTCCACATCCAGTGAAGATCAGGCCGGAATCTTTGTTCGCTTTAAAATGGGGTCAGATATCGGGCTGAAAGCCATGGAAGTAAAAGAGAAAATTGACGGGGTACGCAACCAGCTCCCCGATGATATGGAGCGCGTCTTTATCAACAAGTTCTCCGCGCAGGATAATCCCATGATGAACCTGCGAATATCCAGTGAACGGGATCTTTCTAATGCCTATGATCTGCTTGACCGAAACCTCAAACAGCGCATAGAACGCATTAACGGGGTTGCCAAAGTGGATCTGTATGGGGTAGAAAAGAAACAGATTCGTATTGAGTTGATTCCTGAGAGAATCGAAGCACATAACGTCAACCTGAATGAATTGGCCGGCAAACTTCAGCAGAGCAACTTTTCAATGACTGCCGGTAAAGTAGATGAATCAGGGAAACGTTACCTGGTCCGCCCCATCGGTGAAATTACCACTGTCGAAGGTTTTGAAAACCTTGTCATTGGTCCAAACAATCTCCGGGTACATGATATTGCTACTGTAAACTATGAGACACCGGAAGTAAATTATGGAAGGCACTTGGACCGGAAATACGCTATCGGCCTGGATGTATTCAAAGAGTCAGGTGCCAATACCGTTGCCGTCGGTGACAGGGTTATGGAGGAGATCGCTGTTATCAATCGCCTGCCTGAGATGAGGGGCATCAATATTTATGAAATGCACAACCAGGCAACCGGTATCATCAGTTCATTGACGGAGCTGTTAAATGCAGGCTTGCTGGGCGGACTTTTCTCAATAATGATTCTATTCTTTTTCCTGCGGCAGATCAGTACTACGCTGATTGTAGCACTGGCAGTACCTTTCTCACTTATTGTAACCCTGGGCTTCCTCTACTTTCTGGATCTGTCACTTAACATCCTGTCGATGATGGGTCTGATGCTAGCCATCGGTATGTTGGTGGATAATGCTGTAGTAGTCACAGAAAGCATTCATCGTACTCAGCTTGATAACAAAGATCCCAAGGATGCCACTATTAAGGGTGTTAAAAAAGTAGCTATGGCGGTGACAGCAGGAACCTTGACAACGATCATCGTCTTTCTTCCAAACATCATCAGTGAACTGTCGATGATTGCCGTACAGCTCTACCATGTCGCCATAAGCATCATCATAGCCCTGGTGGCCTCCCTGTTTATTTCTCTTACGGTCATCCCTATGCTGACCTCCAAGATCAAACCTCCCAAGAAAAAAGAGAAGAAATATTTTGTAGATAAACTGGAGGTGAAGTACGAAAAAATGCTTGGTTGGCTGATGAAGCACAGGTACTCCTCGTCAGCTCTGATTATGCTTACTATTTTCAGTGCTGCCATACCCCTGGGCATGGTCAATGTTGATATGTTCCCCCGTGAATCTTCCAGGGAACTGTACCTGCACTACAATCTAAATGATACATACACGCTGGATACCGTGGAAGAATCAGTTTTCGTAATTGAAGATTACCTCTACGAAAACAAAGAGAATTTCGAAATCGAATCGGTTTATACCTATTACCAGGGTGAATATGCACAGTCAACCATACTTCTCACAGAAGAAGATGATGCAAAAAAAGACGTGACCCTGATTAAAGAAGAGATCGAAGAGGGACTCCCTCCTATCAGTATCGGTGCTCCTTCATTCGAATATGCAAGCCGAAACAACAGCGAACAGGTACAGGTCTATCTAATTGGTGAATCTTCTGAAGAACTTATCGCTCTATCTGAGGAGGTTATTCGTAGGCTCGAATCGAATCCCGGATTTGCAGATGTCCGTTCTGAAGCTGAAGCCGGAACCGAAGAAGTACAGCTGGTAGTGGATCGACAACGGGCACAGAATTTCGGATTGAACAGTCAGCAAATTGCCGGTATGGTTTCCAACTCCATGCGAGGTATGAATCTGAGACGTGTTCGCGGCAATAGCGGTGAAATTGACGTAGTATTGGCCATGCAGGATTCAGACCGGCAAACGATCACCGACCTCAAGAATCTTCCTATAAATATCAGTGAAGACCAGACGGTAAAGCTCGCATCACTGGCTGACTTTCAAATTAGCAGCGGTCCGCGAAGTATCCAACGTCAGGACCGTCAGACTTCGCTTGGCATTAATATCAACCTGGACGATATCAACATGGATGAAGCCCGGCAAGAGATTGCCAGGGTAATGGATCAAATCAACTATCCTGCCGGTTACGGATGGAGCTACGGTCGCAGCTTCAACAATGACCAGGAAGCCATGGATGAAATGATTATCAACATGCTGTTGGCCATGTTCCTTATTTACCTGGTTATGGCCTCACTGTTTGAATCCATACTCTTTCCTTCAAGTATCATCAGTTCCATATTCTTTGCTATAATCGGGGTATTCTGGTTCTTCTTCATAACCGGTACGACTTTCTCCTTCATGGCCATGATCGGTATACTCATATTAATGGGTATCGTGGTAAACAATGGTATTGTACTGATTGATCATATTACGCAGTTGCGTAATGAAGGCTATTCCCGTTTTGACGCCGTAACCAAAGGAGGACGAGATCGCATGCGTCCTATATTAATGACTGCCGGCACCACGGTTCTCGGATTGATTCCGTTGTGTATAGGTACTACACAGATCGGTGGGGACGGGCCTCCCTACTTCCCCATGGCCAGAGCTATCGTGGGCGGATTGACGTTCTCAACTGTTATCACTCTGGTGATACTTCCCAGCATCTATATCATTCTTGATGATATTAAACTATGGGCAGGCCGCGTCTGGCAAAAAGCCGACGCCTAG